In one window of Cydia fagiglandana chromosome 10, ilCydFagi1.1, whole genome shotgun sequence DNA:
- the LOC134668323 gene encoding acyl-CoA Delta(11) desaturase-like, whose protein sequence is MLDGPNVAGVTKNSDEKASPQQDLLIQKPRDYEILYRYVLSFSYLHTAALYGLYLCFTSAKWGTIFLAVIMCIGGLIGITAGAHRLWSHKAYKANRALEIILIILNSVSFQNSAVQWIRDHRLHHKYSDTDADPHNAKRGFFFSHIGWLMVRKHPEVLSKGQTIDLSDVYSNPVLMFQKKYAIPMIGTVCFGLPTLIPMYFWGESLNNAWHLTILRYTVSLNIIFLVNSAAHFYGQKPYDKEILPCQNILVTILALGEGFHNYHHVFPWDYRTAELGNNALNLTTKFIDFFAWLGWASEMKTVSTKAIDLRAKRTGDGTNVWGWGDDQMSQKDNKAVDVNFPNREVKET, encoded by the exons ATGCTTGATGGCCCAAATGTAGCTGGCGTGACTAAAAATAGCGATGAAAAGGCATCACCGCAGCAAGATCTACTAATCCAAAAGCCAAGGGATTACGAAATACTGTACCGATATGTACTGTCATTCAGCTATCTTCATACAGCTGCCCTATACGGCCTATATTTATGTTTTACTTCAGCGAAATGGGGTACAATTTTTCTGG ctGTAATTATGTGTATTGGCGGATTGATCGGCATTACGGCTGGCGCCCACAGGCTCTGGTCCCACAAGGCTTATAAAGCCAATCGGGCATTGGAAATCATCCTCATCATATTGAACTCTGTGTCGTTCCAAAACTCAGCCGTGCAGTGGATCAGGGACCACAGACTCCATCACAAGTACAGTGACACAGATGCTGACCCTCATAACGCGAAGAGAGGTTTCTTTTTCTCACATATTGGTTGGTTAATGGTGAGGAAGCACCCAGAGGTTTTGTCGAAGGGACAAACTATCGACTTGTCCGACGTTTACAGTAATCCAGTGCTTATGTTCCAAAAGAA GTATGCCATACCTATGATTGGTACCGTATGCTTCGGGCTGCCTACACTGATTCCGATGTACTTCTGGGGAGAATCACTTAACAACGCCTGGCATCTTACAATTCTACGCTACACAGTCTCCCTTAACATCATATTTTTGGTCAACAGTGCTGCACATTTCTATGGACAAAAACCCTATGACAAGGAAATATTACCGTGCCAGAATATACTTGTAACAATATTAGCCCTTGGGGAGGGTTTTCATAATTACCACCATGTTTTTCCCTGGGATTACCGCACTGCAGAATTAGGCAATAATGCTTTGAACTTGACAACgaaatttattgattttttcgCTTGGCTGGGCTGGGCGTCTGAGATGAAAACCGTCTCAACTAAAGCCATAGACCTCAGAGCTAAAAGAACTGGTGATGGAACCAATGTGTGGGGGTGGGGCGATGACCAGATGTCTCAAAAAGATAATAAAGCTGTCGACGTTAACTTTCCTAACAGGGAAGTGAAagagacatag